One Pongo pygmaeus isolate AG05252 chromosome 10, NHGRI_mPonPyg2-v2.0_pri, whole genome shotgun sequence genomic window carries:
- the TAOK3 gene encoding serine/threonine-protein kinase TAO3 isoform X4, producing MSGYKRMRRQHQKQLIALENKLKAEMDEHRLKLQKEVETHANNSSIELEKLAKKQVAIIEKEAKVAAADEKKFQQQILAQQKKDLTTFLESQKKQYKICKEKIKEEMNEDHSTPKKEKQERISKHKENLQHTQAEEEAHLLTQQRLYYDKNCRFFKRKIMIKRHEVEQQNIREELNKKRTQKEMEHAMLIRHDESTRELEYRQLHTLQKLRMDLIRLQHQTELENQLEYNKRRERELHRKHVMELRQQPKNLKAMEMQIKKQFQDTCKVQTKQYKALKNHQLEVTPKNEHKTILKTLKDEQTRKLAILAEQYEQSINEMMASQALRLDEAQEAECQALRLQLQQEMELLNAYQSKIKMQTEAQHERELQKLEQRVSLRRAHLEQKIEEELAALQKERSERIKNLLERQEREIETFDMESLRMGFGNLVTLDFPKEDYR from the exons ATGTCAGGTTATAAGCGGATGCGGCGCCAGCACCAGAAGCAGCTGATCGCCCTGGAGAACAAGCTGAAGGCTGAGATGGACGAGCACCGCCTCAAGCTACAGAAGGAGGTGGAGACGCATGCCAACAACTCGTCCATCGAGCTGGAGAAGCTGGCCAAGAAGCAAGTGGCTATCATAGAAAAGGAG GCAAAGGTAGCTGCAGCAGATGAGAAGAAGTTCCAGCAACAGATCTTGGCCCAGCAGAAGAAAGATTTGACAACTTTCTTAGAAAGTCAGAAGAAGCAGTATAAGATttgtaaggaaaaaataaaagag GAAATGAATGAGGACCATAGCACACCCAAGAAAGAGAAGCAAGAGCGGATCTCCAAACATAAAGAGAACTTGCAGCACACGCAGGCCGAAGAGGAAGCCCACCTTCTCACTCAACAGAGACTGTACTATGACAAAAATTGTCGTTTCTTCAAGCGGAAAATAATGATCAAGCGGCACGAGGTGGAGCAGCAGAACATTCGGGAG GAACTAAATAAAAAGAGGACCCAGAAGGAGATGGAGCATGCCATGCTAATCCGGCACGACGAGTCCACTCGAGAGCTAGAGTACAGGCAGCTGCACACGTTACAGAAGCTACGCATGGATCTGATCCGTTTACAGCACCAGACTGAACTGGAAAACCAGCTGGAGTACAATAAGAGGCGAGAAAGGGAACTGCACAGAAAGCATGTCATGGAACTTCGGCAACAGCCAAAAAACTTAAAG gccatggaaatgcaaattaaaaaacagtTTCAGGACACTTGCAAAGTACAGACCAAACAGTATAAAGCACTCAAGAATCACCAGTTGGAAGTTACTCCAAAGAATGAGCACAAAACAATCTTAAAGACACTGAAAGATGAGCAGACAAGAAAACTTGCCATTTTGGCAGAGCAGTATGAACAGAGTATAAATGAAATGATGGCCTCTCAAGCG TTACGGCTAGATGAGGCTCAAGAAGCAGAATGCCAGGCCTTGAGGCTACAGCTCCAGCAGGAAATGGAGCTGCTCAACGCCTACCAGAGCAAAATCAAGATGCAAACAGAGGCACAACATGAACGTGAGCTCCAGAAGCTAGAGCAGAGAGTGTCTCTGCGCAGAGCACATCTTGAGCAGAAG ATTGAAGAGGAGCTGGCTGCCCTTCAGAAGGAACGCAGCGAGAGAATAAAGAACCTATTGGAAAGGCAAGAGCGAGAGATTGAAACTTTTGACATGGAGAGCCTCAGAATGGGATTTGGGAATTTGGTTACATTAGATTTTCCTAAGGAGGACTATAGATGA